A single region of the Salmo salar chromosome ssa16, Ssal_v3.1, whole genome shotgun sequence genome encodes:
- the si:ch211-201h21.5 gene encoding inosine-uridine preferring nucleoside hydrolase, with protein sequence MSQKLVIIDTDAGIDDAQAIMMALAAPSLQILGITCCFGNTDVDNVCQNVLLVLSVCERTQIPVFQGAAGPLVGATKAFSDHFGTDGLGDVLEDRDPKWKEKLQTEHAVNAMIRLVADHPKQVSLVALGPLTNLALAIRLDPSFQQNLKELIVMGGNMEGKGNVSLCGEFNFVMDPESAFIVLEEYLCPTRIASWEYCCRNKLEWEFFEKLINEDTPAGRFMKMVTSKCWGYSKEAMLSKRDVYFGPGFVSYDAYAVAACIDVSVVTESIDCAVRVELQGELCRGMMVLDQRNILKKKHSVSVMKTCDLTKFRQLLMASLRQPCRK encoded by the exons atGTCCCAAAAGCTGGTGATAATAGACACAGATGCAGGTATAGATGACGCCCAGGCGATAATGATGGCCCTGGCCGCTCCAAGCCTGCAGATCCTGGGGATAACGTGCTGCTTCGGTAATACGGACGTGGACAACGTCTGTCAGAATGTGCTGCTGGTGCTGTCGGTCTGTGAACGGACACAG ATCCCAGTGTTCCAGGGTGCTGCTGGTCCTCTGGTGGGGGCCACCAAGGCTTTCAGCGACCACTTTGGGACAGACGGGCTGGGAGATGTACTGGAGGATAGAGACCCAAAGTGGAAGGAGAAGCTCCAGACAGAACATGCTGTTAATGCCATGATCAGACTGGTGGCTGACCACCCTAAACAG GTGTCCTTGGTGGCTCTTGGACCCCTCACCAACCTGGCTCTAGCCATCAGACTGGACCCTTCTTTCCAGCAGAACCTGAAGGAGCTCATCGTTATGGGAGGCAACATGGAGG GTAAGGGAAATGTATCTTTATGTGGAGAGTTTAACTTTGTGATGGATCCTGAATCTGCCTTCATCGTCCTGGAGGAGTACCTCTGTCCTACACGCATAGCATCATGGGAATATTGCTGTAGGAATAAACTGGAATGG GAATTCTTTGAAAAACTGATTAACGAGGACACGCCCGCTGGTCGCTTCATGAAGATGGTCACGTCCAAGTGTTGGGGTTATTCCAAAGAGGCCATGCTGAGTAAGAGGGATGTGTACTTTGGGCCTGGCTTCGTCTCCTACGACGCTTACGCAGTGGCGGCGTGTATAGACGTCTCTGTGGTGACAGAGAGTATAGATTGCGCTGTCAGGGTGGAACTACAGGGGGAGCTATGCAGAGGGATGATGGTTCTGGATCAGAGGAACATATTAAAGAAAAAACACAGTGTTTCTGTCATGAAGACCTGTGATCTGACCAAGTTCAGGCAGTTACTCATGGCTTCCCTTAGACAACCCTGTAGGAAGTAG
- the zgc:172121 gene encoding uncharacterized protein LOC100194761, producing the protein MDKTDILKPFMDVGRGPLIIDGGLATELESTGCKLQGDPLWSARLLHTNPQTIKDAHYRFLCAGADVITTATYQASVEGFTRHLDVTPEQANQLIMSGVTLARETVKHFMADQPPSDRRVPLVAGSVGPYGAFLHNGSEYTGAYAAEMSVEELKAWHRPQVHCLVTAGVDLIAMETIPSVKEAEALVELLREFPDSKAWLAFSCKDGQCISDSSRFSEAVLLASRSSQLVAVGVNCCPPALVKPLLDSARTQRRPGLGWVVYPNSGEEWDTYSGWRKPENRLSSIAELSLEWMKQGSALIGGCCRISPAHIAELRRQIHGNMSGSDASQRGQGRP; encoded by the exons ATGGACAAAACGGATATTCTAAAACCTTTCATGGATGTTGGTCGGGGTCCACTTATTATTGATGGTGGACTGGCAACAGAACTGGAATCAACAGGTTGTAAATTACAG GGAGATCCTTTGTGGAGTGCAAGGCTGCTACATACTAACCCACAGACTATTAAAGATGCTCATTACAG gtTTCTGTGTGCTGGTGCTGATGTGATAACTACAGCCACATACCAGGCTAGTGTTGAGGGCTTCACCAGGCACCTGGATGTCACCCCTGAACAGGCCAACCAACTCATCATGTCAGGAGTGACCCTGGCCAGAGAGACTGTCAAACACTTTATGGCTGACCAGCCTCCATCAG ATCGCAGGGTGCCTCTGGTGGCAGGCTCTGTTGGCCCTTACGGGGCCTTTCTGCACAACGGCTCGGAGTACACTGGCGCTTACGCTGCGGAGATGAGTGTTGAG gAACTGAAAGCCTGGCACCGCCCCCAGGTCCACTGTCTAGTTACAGCAGGGGTCGATCTCATTGCCATGGAAACCATCCCAAGCGTGAAGGAGGCAGAAGCTCTGGTGGAGCTGCTCAGAGAGTTTCCAGATTCTAAAGCATGGCTGGCCTTCTCCTGTAAG GATGGCCAGTGTATATCTGACAGCAGTCGTTTCTCTGAGGCTGTCCTGCTGGCCAGTAGGTCCAGTCAGCTGGTGGCTGTAGGGGTGAATTGCTGTCCTCCAGCCCTGGTCAAGCCCCTCCTAGACTCAGCCAGGACACAGAGGAGACCAGGGCTCGGCTGGGTGGTTTACCCCaacagtggagaggagtgggATACATACTCTGG GTGGAGAAAACCAGAGAATAGATTATCTTCAATAGCTGAATTGAGTCTGGAGTGGATGAAACAAGGGTCTGCACTTATAG GAGGGTGTTGCCGCATCAGTCCTGCTCACATAGCGGAGCTACGAAGACAGATACATGGAAACATGTCTGGGTCTGACGCTTCACAGCGGGGACAGGGAAGACCTTAA